Genomic window (Chloroflexaceae bacterium):
GTGATTTTGGATTTCGGATTTTGGATTTCCGCTCCCTACCCCGCTGCGGGTATCGGGCCGGCCCGCAGGCTCCGGAGATCGTCGCCGCGCGACTTGATAGGATTGCGCCTGTTTGTTATAATGAGTGCTGCCGGCCCCCATAGTCTAGTGGCCTAGGACGTCACCCTTTCAAGGTGAAGATCGCGGGTTCGAATCCCGCTGGGGGTACCACAATGCACGGAACGCCAGGGTAACACCCTGGCGTTTCTGCTATCTGGCTCCGGGCGCCGCCTTGCCGGGTTGTCAGGGAGGCGCGAAGGGCCGCCTCACCGCGCCTCCCGTATCTTACACCTTGTCGAGCGCCTGCAACACGTCCTCCAGCGCGTCCACTCCGCCCTGGTTGTAGGCGACCCACTGGATGGCCGGGCGCTCGCGGGCCTGCTGCGCCCGCAGCGCCTCCTGCCACGTGGCAAGATCCTGCGCGACCAGCGCCCGGATGTCTTCACCCGCTGCCTCCCTGAGCCGCCGCCGGAGGGTGTTCAACGCCACCAGCCGCCCCTCGTCGTATTTCATACCCCCGGTCACGCGACCGTCCTGTTGCAACCGGCAGACATTCGTGCCGCCAGTCTGGTCCATCAACGAACGTTCCGCTGCCGCAATGCGCTGATCAAGCAGGTGGACGATTTCCTGGTCCATATGGCCTCCATTGTGTACCCATCAAGAAGCGGGAGAGCCAGGCCATTCGGGAAACCCGCTGTCCGGAAAAGCCGGCGCCGGCGCCGGGGTCCCATAGTCAATTCCCTTGCTATTCCCCGACGAGAACAGGTCAATCCTGGTCGCCCTTAGTTTACCGCAGATGTCTGCGAAAGAACCGGGTTTCCTCTCGTGGCGTGCGGAACAGGCGTATCTCCAACGCCCCGCCAACGGTTCACTGCATGCTATGCAGCGTGCACTGCCCGTTGTCGAGCGTGAATGAGAGGAAACGGCCATGCTCTGTCGCCACTCGCTCATCCTGACCCTGGTCGCTGCAATACTCGCGGCGTTTGCTCCCGCCCCCCTTGCCCGCGCGCAGACGGCGCGGCCGGCGCTGCCGGTGCTCGAGGCTGGCGATCACGTGGTTGAGGAGCCGTTCCGCAGCTTCATTCTGGCCCACGGCGGCCTGGAGTGGTCGGGCCAACCGCTGAGCGCCGCATTCTACGATGCTGAAGCTCACGCCTATGTGCAGTACTTCACCTACGTGCGCCTGGAGCGCCGGGGCGACAGGGTGGAACTGGCCAGCCTGGGACGCCTGTATACGGCTGATCGCCAGGACGAGACGCCGTTTCGCCCGGTGGCGCCTGCCGCCCTTGATGCTTCCGAGCGCGTCTTCATCGCCGCGACGGGGCATACCCTGGGCGGCGCCTTCGCCTGGTACCACGGTCAACATGGCGGCGCCGCCCTGCTCGGGCATCCGATCTCAGAGGAGTTTTACGAAACGCAGCCCGATGGTTCGCGACTGCTAGTGCAGTACTTCGAACGCATGCGTCTGAGCTACCATCCGGAGCATGCCGGCAGCGATAAGGAGGTGCAGCGAGCGCCCCTGGGGGCCTGGCTGGTCGAAGCCATGGCCCCCGCCGCAGCTCTTGCCCCCCAATCATTGAAGGTGCTGGCCAGCGCCAGTATGCGCTACCACGCCGGGAGCGGCAGCGGCGCCAACATTGAACTGGCCGCCGCGCGCCTCAACGGAGCCATCCTCGCTCCCGGAACGGAGCTTTCCTTCCTGCGGACCCTGGGAGGCATCTCTGCCGCCCGCGGTTTCCGGCCCGGTCCAGGCATTGTGGGTGGTCAGGTGGTGGAGAACATAGTTGGCGGCGGGGTCTGTATTGTGGCAACGTTGCTCTACCGCGCGGCCTGGGAAGCCGGCTTGCCGGTCACCGAACGGCGCGGGCATAGCCGCTGGCTGGCCACGTTTGCCGACCGGCCCGGCCTCGATGCGGCTGTGGCCGACCCCGGTCTGGATCTGCGCATTCGCAACGATACCGGCGCGCCGCTGTACCTGGTCGTCACGGCGCGCGGCGGCAACGTGACGCTGAGTCTCTGGGGACGCGGCGATGGCCGCGCGGTAACGCTCGGCGCGCCGCAGGTGAGCCGGGGCGCGTCGCTGACAGTGCTTAACACGCGGGTTGTTCGCGCAGGCAGCGGAGCGTTGTTGCGAAGCGAGCGTGTGGTAACGATGTACCGCCTGGCCGGGTAGAAGGCGCGAGGGCGTCCCTCCAGGGGACGCGGGCCGGCGAGTCTTCTCTGCAATCGCTTCGGCTCCTCCCAACAGCGCCTTACAGGGCCGCGCGGCGAAACCGGGTCCGAGAGATCGTGTTCGTATCTACCGGACACGTTCGCGCTGCAGAGGGCGTGGAGGGGCGTAGAGAGCTTCACGAAGCTCGCCTCTACGTTAATCTGCGTGCTCTGCGGTCAATCTGAATACGCAGGTCCGAGAAAAAAAGCCCCACCTCTCGCGCAGAGAGGTGGGGAAGCATGGGCAGACACCAGCAGGCCGCGCCGGCCATAACTTCAGCCGTGGTCTCCAGTTTTGTGCAGCGCCCGGCGCGTGCAGCGGATATCCCCGCCTGTCTACTGCACCTTTACGATGGTCAGTTTCATCACTCCGGAGGGGGTTTGCACCGTCACCTTCTGGCGCGGGCGTTTGCCCAGGATAGCAGCGCCGATCGGCGACTCATTGGAGATGCGACCCTGACGGGGATTGGCCTCGGCGCTCCCGACGATCATCCAGGTCTCCTCTTCACCATCTTCGTCAAAACGCACGGTGACGGAGGAGCCGACACGAACCTCGCCATTGCTGCTCTGCTCGTCATCAATAATCTGGGCGCGCGAGAGAAGGCTCTTCAGTTCGCGGATGCGCCCCTCAAGCAGGGCCTGCGCCTTTTTGGCATCCTCATACTCGCCGCTCTCGGAGATGTCGCCTAGTTCCTTGGCAGCGGCGATGCGCTCTGCAACATGTTTACGCTCAACTGTCTGGAGGTGCTCGAGTTCAGCCTCGAGCTTGGCGCGGCCCTCACGTGTGAGGTACGTCGTCTTGTCTGTCATTGTGTGGCTGCCTCTGTGCTGTCCAATCGCCGTGGGAGCTACAGCGTGGAAGGGCCGCAGAAGGTGCGAACCCTGCTCCAGGCGACGAAAAGAAGAAACCGAGAGCGTGGCTCTCAGTCAGATCAACGGTAGCAGTCCCCGTCGGCTGCTCACTTTTTTACCGTTGACACAACGATTATAGCGGATGACGCATCAGTTGTAAAGAACCTTGACGAATGTGCGCCGATACGCTACGATCACCCTCAGTCATCGGCTCCCAGGAGTGCGCCATGGGCGTACCGCTGAACCCCACGATCTTTCGCGCCTACGACATCCGCGGCGTTGTTGGCAGCGATCTGGACGCATCGATCTACGTCCGTCTCGGGCAGGCTGTGGGGGCCTATTTCGGTGATCAGGGCCTGCGGCGCGTGGTGGTCGCGCGCGATGCGCGGCTGAGTTCGCCGCAGTTTCAGGCGGCCTTGATCGAGGGTCTCCGCGCTACGGGCTGCGACGTGGTTGACATCGGGCAGGCGCCAACGCCGGTGATGTATTTCGCGGTCGAGCACCTCGGCGCCGACGGGGGAGCGATTGTTTCCGCCAGCCAC
Coding sequences:
- a CDS encoding VanW family protein, with protein sequence MLCRHSLILTLVAAILAAFAPAPLARAQTARPALPVLEAGDHVVEEPFRSFILAHGGLEWSGQPLSAAFYDAEAHAYVQYFTYVRLERRGDRVELASLGRLYTADRQDETPFRPVAPAALDASERVFIAATGHTLGGAFAWYHGQHGGAALLGHPISEEFYETQPDGSRLLVQYFERMRLSYHPEHAGSDKEVQRAPLGAWLVEAMAPAAALAPQSLKVLASASMRYHAGSGSGANIELAAARLNGAILAPGTELSFLRTLGGISAARGFRPGPGIVGGQVVENIVGGGVCIVATLLYRAAWEAGLPVTERRGHSRWLATFADRPGLDAAVADPGLDLRIRNDTGAPLYLVVTARGGNVTLSLWGRGDGRAVTLGAPQVSRGASLTVLNTRVVRAGSGALLRSERVVTMYRLAG
- the greA gene encoding transcription elongation factor GreA; the encoded protein is MTDKTTYLTREGRAKLEAELEHLQTVERKHVAERIAAAKELGDISESGEYEDAKKAQALLEGRIRELKSLLSRAQIIDDEQSSNGEVRVGSSVTVRFDEDGEEETWMIVGSAEANPRQGRISNESPIGAAILGKRPRQKVTVQTPSGVMKLTIVKVQ